In Deltaproteobacteria bacterium, the sequence CATCAGCACGATGAGCGCCACGAACGGCACGAACACCAGGATCTCGCGCAGGTTGAGGTCGGGCAGGTCGACGTTCTTGGGGTTCGACAGCGGCCCGAACATCAGCTTCTGGAACAGGTGCAGCAGGTAGACCACGCCGAGGATCACGCCGGTCGCCGCGACGACCACGAGGATCGGCACCGCGTAGAGCGTGAGGCCGCCGTGGGTGAAGGTCCCGACCATGATCAGGAACTCGCCCACGAACCCGACCAGGCCCGGCACACCGGCCGAGCCCAGCATCGCGATCATGAACATCGCCGCGAAGATCGGCATCGGCTTGGCGAGCCCGCCGAACTCCGAGATGAGCCGGGTGTGGCGGCGCTCGTACAGCACGCCGATCGCCATGAAGAGCGCGCCGGTGGTGAGGCCGTGCGCGAGGCTCTGGTAGGTGGCGCCGGTGAGGCCCTGGGTGCTGAAGCTGGTGATGCCCAGCACGATGAAGCCCATGTGGCTGACCGACGAGTACGCGACCAAGCGCTTGGCATCGCTCTGCACCCACGCGACCAGGGCGCCGTACACGATGCCGACCACCGCGAGGATCGCGAGCAGCTGCGAGCCCTCGCCGGCAGCGAGCGGGAACAGCGGGTACGCGAAGCGCAGCAGGCCGTAGGTGCCGAGCTTGAGCAGCACGCCGGCGAGGATCACCGAGCCGGGGGTCGGTGCCTGGGTGTGCGCGTCGGGCAGCCAGGTGTGCACCGGGAACAGCGGCACCTTGATGGCGAAGCTGAGCACGAAGGCCCAGAAGCACCAGAACTGCGCCTCGGGCGTGAGCACGACCTGCGAGAGGTCGTTGTAGTCGAAGCTCCAGACCCCGCGGGTCGCCGTGTGGTGCTGCACCGCGAGGTAGATGATCGCCGCCAGCATCAGCGCCGAGCCGACCATCGTGTAGAGGAAGAACTTCACCGCCGCCGCGACGCGCTGCTCGCTGCCCCAGATGCCGATGATGAGCGCCATCGGCACCAGCATCAGCTCCCAGAACACGAAGAACAGGATCATGTCGAGCGCGACGAGGGTCCCGATCATGCCGGTCTCGAGCACCAGCATCGCGACCACGAACTCGCCGCCGCGCTTCTCGATCGAGCGCCACGCGCCCCAGATGCACAGCGGGGTCAGCAGCGTCGTGAGGACGACGACCCACAGGCTGAAGCCGTCGACACCCACGTGGTAGTGGATGCCGAGGTCGCGGATCCACGGCAGCTTGGTCTCGAACTGCATGCCGGCCTCGCCGACCACGAAGCCGGTCGCCAGCGGGATCGAGATCAGGAACTCGAGCACCGCGATGGCCAGGCCCACGCCCTGCGCGAGACGGGTCTCGCCGGACGGCAGCGTCGCCACCACCAGTGCGCCGAGCATCGGCACGATCAACAACATCGTGAGCACGTCGGTCATGGCGCACCTCCTGCCCCGCCGCGGGCCCCAGGTTGGGGCGCCGGTGGCCGGCCCCCCAACGGATCCACGACCGGCCGATCACCCGGCGACGGCGGCTGCACCGGAGCGGCCTGCGGCGGCGGCCCCGGACGACGCACGTTGTCCGGCCCGAGATCGAATTCGAAGCCCGGCCCCTCGACGTGGATCGGCTGCGCACCGAGGGTCGGTCGTAGCCCGCCCGCATCCACGGGATGCACGGGGTTGGGTCCGGCCACGGTGACCGTCGGGTTGGCGAACACCGACGCCAGCACGATCGCGACACCGATGAGCAGCACCGCGAGGTAGCGGCGCACGTTGCCGTTGTGCCAGATGCGAACGCGGTTGCCGATGGCACCGACGCTCCACGACACGCCGCCCACGCCGACGCCGTCGACCAGCAGCTGATCGCCGACCTGGTAGGCCACGCCGCCGACCATTCGCACCGGGCGCACGATCGAGGCGTCGTAGATCTCGTCGACGAAGTACTTGCCGAGGCTGGCGCGGTACAGCCCGCCGAGGCGCTTGGCCCAGTCGGCCGCGGCCGCCGATGGCCCGTCCTTGTAGAGGCTGCGCGCGAACAGGATGCCCGCGACCGCGATGCCGACCGAGAGCGCCATCATGCCCAGCTCGACCCCCGCCAGCACATGGCCGTGCTCGTCGGCGAAGCCCTCGCGCACGCCCACGAAGTACTCGCCCGAGAACGTCGCCGACAGCTGCGTGATCGGATGCAGCCACTCGTCGAGCACGTGCGGCAGGTGCCCCGGGGTCACGTGCGGCACGCCGAGGAACCCGCCGAAGGTCGCGAGGATCGCCAGCACCACCAGCGGGAACGACATGATCCACTGCTCGTGGACGTGATGCTCCCAGGTGTGGTGGTCGCCGCGGAACTTGCCCTCGAAGGTGAGGAAGTACAGCCGGAACATGTAGAACGCCGTGCACGCGGCGGCCACCAGGCCG encodes:
- a CDS encoding NADH-quinone oxidoreductase subunit M, giving the protein MTDVLTMLLIVPMLGALVVATLPSGETRLAQGVGLAIAVLEFLISIPLATGFVVGEAGMQFETKLPWIRDLGIHYHVGVDGFSLWVVVLTTLLTPLCIWGAWRSIEKRGGEFVVAMLVLETGMIGTLVALDMILFFVFWELMLVPMALIIGIWGSEQRVAAAVKFFLYTMVGSALMLAAIIYLAVQHHTATRGVWSFDYNDLSQVVLTPEAQFWCFWAFVLSFAIKVPLFPVHTWLPDAHTQAPTPGSVILAGVLLKLGTYGLLRFAYPLFPLAAGEGSQLLAILAVVGIVYGALVAWVQSDAKRLVAYSSVSHMGFIVLGITSFSTQGLTGATYQSLAHGLTTGALFMAIGVLYERRHTRLISEFGGLAKPMPIFAAMFMIAMLGSAGVPGLVGFVGEFLIMVGTFTHGGLTLYAVPILVVVAATGVILGVVYLLHLFQKLMFGPLSNPKNVDLPDLNLREILVFVPFVALIVLMGLYPRPFTARIDPTSQAAVAQFNLKRCASIFNANGDGPMLLAELVDRCPDPEARIAATYGDERPAEAAKASEAKQRAEAAAQEKAAREAATKAAAQPTPGAGAQPVPTPGAAGAPARPAGAPGAVRPPAGQPPGPPPGTAALRPAPGEPAPKAVAPAPDRKADAKAGGNP